Sequence from the Xiphophorus couchianus chromosome 23, X_couchianus-1.0, whole genome shotgun sequence genome:
gctgttagctgctagCTAGCTGTTAACTgctagctagctgttagctgctagctgtggctctgcagcacaaataaaaacccTCCAGTCAGTAAATACTTCAAGCAAAAgacatataaacattttatttactttcactgctcaataagaagaaactcatgaacaataaaaatcattctGCAGTTTGTATATCTATCtttagttttatatctttctttaggatagaaaggcgccacaaacctacgatataaacagaaactttccgtaagtaggaaagaaataaaaacacattataatttggactatttctgagttattatcgcgggtaataaatcatctgacagttttgattgtgtctctgttgttctagtctgaatggtttaaagagctgctttcagttccatcttagccttaacagacataaacatgcaggaaaaaataaatcgattttcaatcagttttaaacttcagatatttcacaaaaagattctaacattcatggaaaaacctcacataaccttatattaaagcataaagtacggcgcccaccgtaagaaaggctacaggattcaattatgctgcataactgaccagtagattattgcgagggaacaaaagacatttttcccacgtTCCCTCAGGACTCCgtcatttttggtcctgcagTTTGAATAgatgaaaaacttttaaaactacattttacgTTACATTTCACTGGAACTTTGCCGAACCCGCAAAATTGGTCTtaagaaatgttcctgttcaTGTTCCcaaaataatgagatgggatttaaGCCCTTGGTCAGGACAGAACCTGAATAGAACCCAACCAGAACCGACCCGTGACCCGGCAGTAATGTTCTGAGCGCCTCAGTGCCGCTAATCTGGCTCGGAATGGAAAAGAGATTATCAGAGAGAAGCCGAGACAGACGGAGGTACTGCCGGCCCAGAACCACCGGACCGGACTGGACTGGACGGGACCGGAACTGAGGGCTGGAATGGAGTGAGAACACCTGGAGAAACATCTGGATGAAGAAGATTCCTCCATCTGGAGAAAAATCCCACCGGATTACAGCCAGATTAATAATCTGAGCTGGAAAAACAgttcagtaataataataacaacaacaacaacagatacGTGAAGGTTTCattgatattctaatttattgaacatcttATTTATTGATTATCTATACTTATTGTACTTATTGGTTTCTTACAGTTTATATAAAAAACTttgattcaaatgttttttgctgGTGAAAAACTTTCCTCtaagttattttttgctttattgtttttcgTTTTAATCTTTGAAATACCAGAACATTGATAACCTGCGGTCCGTCTCACCTGAGGCGCAGCGGCCTTTGTTCTGGACGCTGATTGGCTCCCTGCCGCGCCGCCGCGCCGCCATGTTGGCGCTCCTCAGGGCGCAGCCGCTCCTGTACGTGGTTCCGTCGGATCCGCACACCTGGTAGTTGGTCTTGCACGCGCACACGCCGGTTTTGCTCCGCTTGTGGTCGCGGCTCCTGTCGCACTCCATCCAGGGGCCGCAGCGGCGCGCCGCCGCACGGCTCGCCCTCCGCAGCGGCGCACACCGCGCAGCAGCCGCAGGAGTCCCGCAGCGAGCCGGCGGGGCAGCCCGCAGCCGGGAGAGGAGCGCATCCCGCCGGGTCACACGGAGCACAGCCCGACCCGGCCcgcagaaccggaaccagaaccagcagcggCAGCAGGAGCAGCGAGAGGCGGCAGGACGTCATGGCGATCCGAGGTCTGATCTGGACTGAGAGCTGATGAGGCTGCTGGTCCCGCCCACAGCCCGAACCGAACCCAGACCAGCCCGAACTTCCTGATCCAAATGAGTTTTTCACTGAACTGGATGAGCTGAAAGGTGTCTGATTATTGATTGGATCGGTACCAGCCGGTTCCGACCAGAACTTCTACCTCCACATTCCTCACATTCAGATCCCAGTTTGACCCAGACTCCCAGTCTGGGAAACAGGAAGCGTCCCAGTCCGAGCTGGGAgtgttttcttcctgttattGTTTCATAAAGATTCCCAGAACATTTTCACCTCCAGAACCCAAAACAAACCCGGTTCTGATCAGCACCAGCCAGAACCCAAACCCATCTGCACCCAGAGTTCTAACCGGAACCTGAAGTTCACCAGGCAAACACGAACAGAACCACAGAACTTTATTATCACCAGAACATCTAAAGAGTCCCACATGAAGCCCGGTTCTACCAGAACCAAGACCGATGAGGAAGCTGCAGCCATGGTCTCCGTACCATGAATCATCAGTAGAACCAGGGTGGTACCAGTAGAACCCGGCCAGTTGGTTCTACCTCCAGTACTTGCTGATGAAGGCAGACAGGAGGTCCCGGTACGGCGTTTCGGACCGCGGCGCCGGCAGCCCGGCGGTTCTGCGGACGGTTGGTGAGCGCAGCAGTAGGTTGTGACTGAACCCAACCAGACTGGAGCAGAACCAGTACAGAGCCATGGACTGGGAGGAGGAAACAGGACGTTAGAGAGCTCCGTCTCTTCAAAATTAAACACCCGggacccggttctgatccagatctAATCCTGACCCATTTAGCTCACCGACGGGACTGAG
This genomic interval carries:
- the igfbp7 gene encoding LOW QUALITY PROTEIN: insulin-like growth factor-binding protein 7 (The sequence of the model RefSeq protein was modified relative to this genomic sequence to represent the inferred CDS: inserted 2 bases in 1 codon); translation: MTSCRLSLLLLPLLVLVPVLRAGSGCAPCDPAGCAPLPAAGCPAGSLRDSCGCCAVCAAAEGEPCGGAXRCGPWMECDRSRDHKRSKTGVCACKTNYQVCGSDGTTYRSGCALRSANMAARRRGREPISVQNKGRCASAPSIVTPPGQVFNLSGSQVFLSCEAVGVPTPVLTWKKVLGGRKRAELLPGDRDNLAVQTRGGPEKHQVTGWVLISPLTEEEEGSYECHAANSRGEASAIGGVHLVRSVDDIILNSGMKDEPL